In Halogeometricum sp. S1BR25-6, a single genomic region encodes these proteins:
- a CDS encoding TIGR00341 family protein produces MRLIRTLIHEDDRENVVAVLEDENIDYVIYEESSGRGDLLVVEFPVPEQALEVVLARFDEAGHDEHAYTVAAEATSALSENMGEVEDRFVVGEEEDSSIAVEELRSQVLGLLPDAFTYYLLTCLSAIVATAGLLLDAPALVVGSMVIAPLVGSALTASLGTVLADRDMIIKGFRTQLLGLGMAILGSIAFGYALRTGVLLPPSLRPSTTAQIAQRISPGLLSLVIGVCAGAAGAVSIATGISAALVGVMIAAALIPAAAAVSVGVIWSEPTIALGALVLLAVNAASIHVSGVAVFWYLGYRPTEWDSSSPLSNVSIRQYAPSFAVAVVLLVVFVTAGGAVWTHVSFNHSANVAVEQALSQERYDRLELVGVQVGFNPGPRFAESQQVTVTVRRPTDESYPKLSERLRRQIVAQSDREPTVVVEFVASQRTPLEPGTENRSNVRAGAVRPDGGGAPAL; encoded by the coding sequence GTGAGGTTAATTCGGACTCTCATCCACGAGGACGACCGCGAGAACGTCGTGGCCGTGCTCGAAGACGAGAACATCGACTACGTTATCTACGAAGAGTCCAGCGGTCGCGGGGACCTACTCGTCGTCGAGTTTCCGGTACCCGAACAGGCGCTCGAAGTCGTCCTCGCGCGGTTCGACGAGGCGGGACACGACGAACACGCGTACACCGTCGCCGCGGAAGCCACCTCGGCGCTCTCGGAGAACATGGGGGAGGTCGAAGACCGGTTCGTGGTCGGCGAGGAGGAGGACAGCAGCATCGCCGTCGAGGAACTCCGCTCGCAGGTGCTCGGTCTCCTGCCGGACGCCTTCACGTACTACCTGCTGACGTGTCTGAGCGCCATCGTCGCGACGGCGGGTCTGCTCCTCGACGCGCCGGCGCTGGTCGTCGGGTCCATGGTCATCGCGCCGCTGGTGGGGTCGGCGCTGACCGCGAGCCTCGGCACCGTCCTCGCGGATCGGGACATGATAATCAAGGGGTTCAGAACGCAGTTGCTCGGGCTGGGGATGGCGATACTGGGGTCCATCGCCTTCGGCTACGCCCTCAGGACCGGCGTCCTGCTCCCGCCTTCGCTGCGCCCTTCGACGACCGCACAGATCGCACAGCGTATCTCCCCGGGGCTGTTGTCGCTCGTCATCGGGGTCTGCGCCGGGGCGGCGGGCGCGGTCAGTATCGCCACCGGCATCTCCGCGGCGCTCGTGGGCGTGATGATCGCCGCCGCCCTCATTCCCGCCGCCGCGGCGGTGTCCGTCGGAGTGATCTGGTCGGAGCCCACCATCGCGCTCGGGGCGCTCGTGCTCCTCGCCGTGAACGCCGCGTCGATACACGTCTCCGGCGTCGCCGTCTTCTGGTACCTCGGCTACCGACCGACCGAGTGGGACTCGAGCAGTCCGCTGTCGAACGTCTCGATACGGCAGTACGCCCCCTCGTTCGCCGTCGCCGTCGTCCTCCTCGTGGTGTTCGTTACCGCCGGGGGCGCCGTGTGGACGCACGTCTCGTTCAATCACTCGGCGAACGTCGCCGTCGAGCAGGCGCTCTCGCAGGAGCGCTATGACAGGCTCGAACTCGTAGGGGTACAGGTCGGGTTCAACCCGGGCCCCCGGTTCGCGGAATCGCAGCAGGTGACGGTCACCGTCCGCCGTCCGACAGACGAGAGCTACCCGAAGCTGAGCGAGCGACTCAGGAGGCAGATAGTGGCCCAGAGCGACCGTGAGCCGACGGTCGTCGTCGAGTTCGTGGCGAGTCAGCGCACCCCCCTGGAACCCGGGACCGAGAACCGCTCGAACGTCCGGGCGGGGGCGGTGCGTCCGGACGGGGGCGGCGCGCCGGCGCTCTGA
- a CDS encoding DUF7501 family protein: MSQSRTPSEIAYTWEDPNRCPFCRTELENPGAGFLAHLEESPVCERGFETWRTSVADDMRGEWSG; the protein is encoded by the coding sequence ATGTCGCAATCACGGACGCCATCCGAGATAGCGTACACGTGGGAGGACCCGAATCGCTGTCCATTCTGTCGGACTGAACTCGAAAACCCCGGCGCCGGTTTCCTCGCCCACTTAGAAGAGAGCCCGGTCTGCGAACGCGGGTTCGAGACGTGGCGGACCAGCGTCGCCGACGACATGCGCGGCGAGTGGTCCGGATAG
- a CDS encoding DUF58 domain-containing protein — MTIDPGFFAELARFDASLKRVSEDLQQGDQESPSVGEGLTFSDYRRYAPGDDTRLIDWRVYARTEEYYVKQFEEERNLTVHVLVDTSASMDYGEGDAHKFEFGAKLGLGFAYLTVEENNDFQFSTFRDRPLRLDTGRSSRGDLLRVVDLLNETELRDEADLVASLEEYESSIRSRSLVVVVSDFLVDPEEVEAAVAALGDNDVLLLQTLAPDELDPSVSGDTIFEDPESEESRRSYFGGSLAQQYRRRLEAHVDTVADRAETLRADHVLVNTGDDFFDAFADVWVG, encoded by the coding sequence ATGACCATCGACCCGGGCTTTTTCGCCGAACTCGCGCGGTTCGACGCCTCGCTGAAGCGCGTCTCCGAGGACCTCCAGCAGGGCGACCAGGAGTCCCCGAGCGTCGGCGAGGGACTGACGTTCAGCGACTACCGGCGGTACGCCCCCGGCGACGACACCCGACTCATCGACTGGCGGGTGTACGCCCGCACCGAGGAGTACTACGTCAAGCAGTTCGAAGAGGAGCGGAATCTCACCGTCCACGTCCTCGTCGACACCTCGGCGTCGATGGACTACGGCGAGGGCGACGCCCACAAGTTCGAGTTCGGCGCGAAACTCGGCCTCGGGTTCGCCTACCTCACCGTCGAGGAGAACAACGACTTCCAGTTCTCGACGTTCCGCGACCGACCGCTCCGCCTCGACACCGGACGGTCGAGTCGCGGCGACCTGCTCCGCGTCGTCGACCTGCTGAACGAGACGGAACTGCGCGACGAGGCCGACCTGGTCGCCTCGTTGGAGGAGTACGAGAGCAGTATCCGCTCGCGGTCGCTCGTCGTCGTCGTCAGCGACTTCCTCGTCGACCCCGAGGAGGTGGAGGCCGCCGTGGCCGCACTCGGGGACAACGACGTGCTGTTGCTCCAGACGCTCGCGCCCGACGAACTCGACCCGAGCGTCTCGGGCGACACCATCTTCGAGGACCCCGAATCCGAGGAGTCCCGGCGGTCGTACTTCGGCGGGTCCCTGGCCCAGCAGTACCGCCGCCGCCTCGAAGCGCACGTCGACACCGTCGCCGACCGGGCCGAGACGCTCCGCGCGGACCACGTCCTCGTGAACACCGGCGACGACTTCTTCGACGCCTTCGCCGACGTCTGGGTCGGTTGA
- a CDS encoding AAA family ATPase — MPVDDIDRVQERLTRVRSEIGKRIVGQADVVERLLVCILCDGNALLESNPGLGKTTLVRTVAEVTDLSFSRIQNTPDLMPSDITGTEIIRESAQGREFVFEKGPVFANIVLADEINRATPKTQAALLEAMQERQVTAAGETYDLPRPFFILATQNPIDQGGTYPLPEAQTDRFLMKILVDYPSEAEENDIVTRYTGGAPDPTVERVLSREQLQGAQRFVREMPIANDIRQRTVRLVRSTREEEMIEYGASPRASMGLVLAAKARAFLAGRSHVSWEDVADMAPPILRHRVLLDFRAEREGTTPDDVVKRLVTEV; from the coding sequence ATGCCAGTAGACGACATCGACCGAGTACAGGAGCGACTGACCCGCGTCCGTAGCGAGATAGGCAAGCGAATCGTCGGCCAGGCCGACGTGGTCGAGCGACTGCTCGTCTGCATCCTCTGCGACGGCAACGCCCTCCTAGAGTCGAACCCCGGCCTCGGGAAGACGACGCTCGTCCGCACCGTCGCGGAGGTGACGGACCTCTCCTTCTCGCGCATCCAGAACACGCCGGACCTGATGCCCTCGGACATCACGGGCACCGAAATCATCCGCGAATCCGCGCAGGGGCGGGAGTTCGTCTTCGAGAAGGGACCGGTGTTCGCCAACATCGTCCTCGCCGACGAGATAAACCGCGCGACGCCGAAGACGCAGGCGGCGTTGTTGGAGGCGATGCAGGAACGGCAGGTGACGGCGGCGGGCGAGACGTACGACCTCCCCCGACCGTTCTTCATCCTCGCGACGCAGAACCCCATCGACCAGGGGGGCACCTATCCGCTGCCGGAGGCGCAGACCGACCGCTTCCTGATGAAGATACTCGTCGACTACCCCTCCGAGGCCGAGGAGAACGACATCGTCACCCGCTACACGGGCGGCGCCCCCGACCCGACGGTCGAACGCGTCCTCTCGCGCGAGCAGTTGCAGGGGGCCCAGCGGTTCGTCCGCGAGATGCCCATCGCCAACGACATCCGACAGCGCACGGTCAGACTCGTCCGTTCGACGCGCGAGGAGGAGATGATAGAGTACGGCGCGAGTCCCCGCGCGAGCATGGGTCTCGTCCTCGCGGCGAAGGCGCGCGCGTTCCTCGCCGGCCGGTCGCACGTGAGTTGGGAGGACGTCGCGGACATGGCCCCGCCCATCCTCCGACACCGCGTGCTGCTCGATTTCCGCGCCGAACGCGAGGGGACGACGCCGGACGACGTGGTGAAGCGACTCGTCACCGAGGTGTAG
- a CDS encoding DUF7502 family protein, with protein sequence MSGDDNRDRDPSDGREFDADSGFGPGLDATESSGDGGHEGDDADVGGPAAGDDTASRMRAALSEVREEARKVAFLHALLDAGLVALVTNVLLRLFRPAALGDAVGLPGFLAGAGGVVPNTIHTASVVGLLLGGVAFVGEYLLRTRRPLVEQFEAGNPSVAEALRTARDSVEDGANTEMARRLYERVLVDLRGTSSFELVGTRRVVVTTLLIVLVSLASIQVAVVDLDLSDFGDDEDDEVPGERPPRTEAEDELQDGDEILGDAENVSAGDESINASVQGSDEGEGEGGSVSPPSSYDDGGFADAAVEGQDAGYAPSENIEDAELIREYNLRIRDSDEADDDDS encoded by the coding sequence ATGAGCGGCGACGACAACCGCGACCGAGACCCCAGTGACGGCCGCGAGTTCGACGCCGACTCGGGGTTCGGACCGGGTCTCGACGCGACCGAGTCGAGCGGCGACGGCGGCCACGAGGGCGATGACGCCGACGTCGGCGGACCGGCCGCCGGGGACGACACCGCCTCGCGAATGCGCGCGGCGCTCTCCGAGGTCCGCGAGGAGGCGCGGAAGGTCGCGTTCCTCCACGCTCTCCTCGACGCCGGCCTCGTCGCTCTCGTGACGAACGTTCTCCTCCGACTGTTCCGCCCGGCCGCCCTCGGCGACGCCGTCGGCCTTCCGGGGTTCCTCGCGGGCGCGGGCGGGGTCGTTCCGAACACGATTCACACCGCCTCGGTCGTCGGCCTCCTCCTCGGCGGCGTCGCGTTCGTCGGCGAGTACCTGCTCCGGACGCGGCGACCGCTGGTCGAGCAGTTCGAGGCGGGCAACCCGAGCGTCGCCGAGGCGCTCCGAACCGCCCGCGACAGCGTCGAGGACGGCGCGAACACCGAGATGGCGCGCCGACTCTACGAGCGCGTCCTCGTCGACCTGCGCGGGACGTCCAGCTTCGAACTCGTGGGGACGCGCCGCGTCGTCGTGACGACGCTCCTCATCGTCCTCGTCAGCCTCGCCAGCATCCAAGTCGCCGTGGTCGACCTCGACCTGAGCGACTTCGGCGACGACGAGGACGACGAGGTGCCCGGCGAACGGCCGCCGCGGACCGAGGCCGAGGACGAACTGCAGGACGGCGACGAGATACTCGGCGACGCCGAGAACGTCTCGGCGGGCGACGAGAGCATCAACGCCTCCGTTCAAGGCTCCGACGAGGGGGAGGGCGAGGGCGGGTCGGTGTCGCCGCCCTCCTCGTACGACGACGGCGGGTTCGCCGACGCCGCCGTCGAGGGGCAGGACGCGGGCTACGCCCCCTCGGAGAACATCGAGGACGCCGAACTCATCCGGGAGTACAACCTGCGGATACGCGACAGCGACGAAGCGGACGACGACGATAGCTGA
- a CDS encoding VWA domain-containing protein, with protein sequence MIGVELGGLTLGLERPRFLLAGVGAVAVLWALIWFNARGTASERSRRLFFAARVLTVVLVVLGAAGPYTVQSTETLGDPRVNLLVDRSDSTNVSPQRADQLATAIEDTGLPVTTTTIANDDSSPVGEGIAANLEENGSVVVVSDGRVTEGRSLQETSELARSLNASVSVVSPEPAETERYVTLNGPSKTSVGVESAFLVSVGGVEVDSPATVTVEVDGERVLEETVANASDAREFSYTFEETGTHRVTARVESDDEFEENDVFYKTVRAVERPQILYVSQRSYPFEDYLEQVYDVKTAREVPSDLSPYYAVVMQDMPASQVGDVDALQEFVIDGNGLLTVGGPNSFENGGYEGSSLASMLPVTTGEGAGQSTNLVLAVDVSGSADSGMRVQKAVALSALEQLGDQNDVGIVGFNYRAYSVADLQPLGPNREELSDRVRRLQAGGATDIAVGLRGAGEMLGDDPGTIILISDGQDRPDAAVSYASQLRAEGQRVITIGAGQRVNENTLRSIAQASGGSYFRATQTNRLNILFGGAQSYEGEGLVIVDPNNFVTSGVELTANPGSTNDVSIRRGANFLVASDDGTPAVATWRYGLGRVGTITTYAADGSLDGLLSRPDSLLLTKSTNYVIGDPERKETGVVGIADTRVGSPTTVTYRGGERPAAADVSFRQVGEETYRATATPDEAGYHEVLDAAYAANYREEYAAFGPDPALETLVEATGGREFSATQAAEIAEFTREESRRVRSVRTDWTWLAMALALALFSLDVIYRRVQVRRSSSAGEGGLT encoded by the coding sequence ATGATCGGCGTCGAACTGGGGGGCCTGACGCTCGGACTCGAACGGCCCCGGTTCCTCCTCGCCGGTGTCGGCGCCGTCGCCGTCCTCTGGGCGCTCATCTGGTTCAACGCCCGCGGCACCGCCTCCGAGCGGAGTCGACGGCTGTTCTTCGCCGCCCGCGTCCTCACCGTCGTCCTCGTCGTCCTCGGCGCGGCGGGACCGTATACGGTCCAGTCGACGGAGACGCTCGGCGACCCGCGCGTGAACCTCCTCGTGGACCGCTCGGACAGCACGAACGTCTCGCCGCAACGGGCCGACCAGTTGGCGACGGCCATCGAGGACACCGGACTGCCGGTGACGACGACGACCATCGCCAACGACGACTCCTCGCCCGTCGGCGAAGGAATCGCGGCGAACCTCGAAGAGAACGGGAGCGTCGTCGTCGTCTCCGACGGCCGGGTGACGGAGGGTCGGTCGCTACAGGAGACGAGCGAACTCGCCCGCTCGTTGAACGCCAGCGTCTCCGTCGTCTCGCCCGAACCGGCCGAAACGGAGCGGTACGTCACGCTCAACGGTCCCTCGAAGACCAGCGTCGGCGTCGAGAGCGCCTTCCTCGTCAGCGTCGGCGGCGTCGAGGTGGACTCGCCGGCGACGGTGACCGTCGAAGTCGACGGCGAACGGGTGCTGGAGGAGACGGTGGCAAACGCCTCCGACGCCCGCGAGTTCTCCTACACGTTCGAGGAGACGGGGACCCACCGCGTCACCGCGCGCGTCGAGAGCGACGACGAGTTCGAGGAGAACGACGTGTTCTACAAGACGGTCCGAGCCGTCGAGCGGCCGCAGATACTCTACGTCTCGCAGCGCTCCTACCCGTTCGAGGATTACCTCGAACAGGTGTACGACGTCAAGACGGCTCGGGAGGTGCCCTCCGACCTCTCGCCGTACTACGCCGTCGTGATGCAGGACATGCCCGCCTCGCAGGTGGGCGACGTCGATGCGCTCCAAGAGTTCGTCATCGACGGCAACGGGCTGCTCACCGTCGGCGGGCCGAACTCCTTCGAGAACGGCGGCTACGAGGGTTCCTCGCTGGCGTCGATGCTGCCGGTCACCACCGGCGAGGGGGCGGGCCAGTCGACGAACCTCGTCCTCGCCGTCGACGTCTCCGGGAGCGCGGACAGCGGCATGCGCGTGCAGAAGGCCGTGGCGCTGTCGGCGCTCGAACAACTCGGCGACCAGAACGACGTGGGCATCGTCGGGTTCAACTACCGCGCCTACAGCGTCGCCGACCTCCAACCGCTCGGACCGAACCGCGAGGAACTCTCCGACCGGGTCCGCCGCCTGCAGGCCGGAGGGGCGACGGACATCGCGGTCGGACTGCGCGGCGCGGGCGAGATGCTCGGCGACGACCCCGGAACGATAATCCTCATCAGCGACGGGCAGGACAGACCCGACGCGGCCGTCAGCTACGCGAGTCAGCTCCGCGCCGAGGGCCAGCGCGTCATCACCATCGGCGCCGGCCAGCGCGTCAACGAGAACACCCTCCGCTCCATCGCGCAGGCCTCCGGCGGCAGCTACTTCCGCGCGACGCAGACGAACCGGCTCAACATCCTGTTCGGCGGCGCGCAGTCCTACGAGGGCGAGGGACTGGTCATCGTTGACCCGAACAACTTCGTCACCTCGGGCGTCGAACTGACCGCGAACCCGGGGTCGACGAACGACGTCTCCATCCGGCGGGGGGCGAACTTCCTCGTCGCCAGCGACGACGGGACGCCCGCCGTCGCCACGTGGCGCTACGGACTGGGCCGCGTGGGCACCATCACCACGTACGCCGCCGACGGCAGCCTCGACGGTCTGCTCTCCCGGCCCGACTCGCTGCTGTTGACGAAGTCGACGAACTACGTCATCGGCGACCCCGAACGGAAGGAGACGGGTGTCGTCGGTATCGCGGACACGCGCGTCGGGTCGCCGACAACGGTGACATATCGCGGAGGCGAGCGACCGGCCGCCGCGGACGTCTCGTTCCGGCAGGTGGGCGAGGAGACGTACCGCGCGACGGCGACGCCCGACGAGGCGGGCTACCACGAGGTGCTCGACGCAGCCTACGCGGCGAACTACCGGGAGGAGTACGCCGCCTTCGGCCCCGACCCGGCGCTGGAGACGCTGGTGGAGGCGACCGGCGGCCGGGAGTTCTCCGCGACGCAGGCCGCCGAGATAGCCGAGTTCACGCGCGAGGAGTCCCGGCGGGTGCGCTCGGTCCGCACCGACTGGACGTGGCTGGCGATGGCGCTCGCGTTGGCGCTGTTCAGCCTCGACGTCATCTATCGGCGGGTTCAAGTCCGTCGGAGCAGTAGCGCGGGTGAAGGAGGTCTGACATGA